The sequence TTCACCTATGTCCACCCATTCTTGTTCTTTGACGAGAATGTCCTCATTGTGGGCATAGGCAGTAATATAATCATCGTTATGTTTCAAAATGATTAAATTACCAAAACCTCTAAGCGCATTTCCGACATAAACCACTTTACCCGCTGCGGCAGCTTTTACCGGGTCACCCCTGTTACCCGCAAAATCGAGCCCTTTATTTCCTCTGTCTTTCAGTGAAAAACGTTCAATAACCTTTCCTGTCGACGGCCACTCCCAAGCTAACTTGGCGTTGCTCGGCATTGCCGCTTCAGTCCTTACCCGTACCGACTTTTGGCGCCTTTGTTTGCGAGTATCGGCTTGTTTTTTCACTGTTTTTTTTGTGCCTACTTTTTGACCATACTCTTTCTTCTGAGTCTTGGCAACGGGCGTTTTTATATTATTTTGTGCGCGATCTGCTGTTTGTTTATTACTTTGAGATCTTTGAGTTGGTTCACTGGTACCGGTACTTTTTGCACTGCCCACCAAGTCCAGTGTCTGACCCGGGTATATGGTGTAAGGTCTTGCTAAGTTATTCAACCGAGCTATGTCATCAACGTCCATGTTGGCGCGAAACGCAATTGAATAAAGGGTTTCTCCTTTTTGTACTTCGTACTTTTGGGCATCTAACGAGTTAGGCTGAAAATCCCGGTATGTTTTGCCGGTATACAAGGTATCAACAGGAGCCGGCTGAGAGCGACTGCTGCACCCTTGCAGCACAATTGGCAGCAAGGCAAACATAATTAAGCTTGTTAGCACCCCGTTTTTCAGTCGCATCCCTAAACCAATTGCATCACTAAGTAAGCTATTAGCAATAGTATTACCAGTGACCAGCCTATTCGATCAACATATTCACGAAGTTTTACAGCCATTTTCGGCCCACCGGTTTTAAGCAGCCACGCCACCAGATAAAAACGCAAACCGCGACTAATAACCGACGCTAATAAAAACGGGAAAAACGCAATTTGCATAACGCCCGCGGTCACCGTAAACAACTTATAAGGAATCGGCGAAAAACCCGCAATAAAGACAATCCAAAAACCCCAGGTTGCAAACCAGCTTTTGACAACTTCGAGTTTGCTTTCATAACCCAAAGTTTCAACGGCAGGCAAAACCACGGTTTCAAACGCCCAGAACCCAAGAAAATAACCAAGCACCCCACCGGCAGCTGAGCTTACCGTTGTTAAGAACGCCAAGCGCCAGGCTTTGTCCGGTTGCGTCATCGCCATTGGCGCCAGCATGACGTCTGGTGGAATGGGAAAAATAACGGACTCCGAAAAGCTGAGTAAAGCCAAAATAGCTTTTGCTCGAGGATGTTCAGACCAACTTAACACTCTGTCATAAAGCGCAGAAAACAGCTTCAACTGAGCTCTCCTTTCACTAAAGGCACAAACCGAACATCACCAATTTGCTGCTGTTCAACGCTGTCACCAAAACGACGAATAACCGTCAGACTTTGGGATTCATTTGTACCGCCAACCGGGATAATCATGACGCCACCATCGGCTAGCTGTGCCACTAAGTCGGTTGGCACTTCACTAGCGGCCGCTGTGACAATAATACCGTCAAAAGGCGCTTTACTGCTCCAACCTTTCCAACCATCACCATGTCGCATTGACACATTGTGCAAGTCTAATTGACGCAGTCGGCGCTTGGCCTGATATTGCAGCTGAGCAATGCGCTCTACGCTAAAAACTTTATCGACCAACTGAGCCAGTATCGCGGTTTGATAGCCAGAACCAGTACCAATTTCCAATACATTGTGACAGTTATGTTGCA comes from Idiomarina sp. X4 and encodes:
- a CDS encoding peptidoglycan DD-metalloendopeptidase family protein, whose product is MRLKNGVLTSLIMFALLPIVLQGCSSRSQPAPVDTLYTGKTYRDFQPNSLDAQKYEVQKGETLYSIAFRANMDVDDIARLNNLARPYTIYPGQTLDLVGSAKSTGTSEPTQRSQSNKQTADRAQNNIKTPVAKTQKKEYGQKVGTKKTVKKQADTRKQRRQKSVRVRTEAAMPSNAKLAWEWPSTGKVIERFSLKDRGNKGLDFAGNRGDPVKAAAAGKVVYVGNALRGFGNLIILKHNDDYITAYAHNEDILVKEQEWVDIGETIARMGDSGAQGVKLHFEVRFRGKSVNPEHYLPSSR
- a CDS encoding protein-L-isoaspartate(D-aspartate) O-methyltransferase; translated protein: MMKTISGQARAKKLIQQLSDLGITNQQVLQVIAEMPRHVFMPESLAHKAYENTALPIGNGQTISQPLMVATMTQLLMQHNCHNVLEIGTGSGYQTAILAQLVDKVFSVERIAQLQYQAKRRLRQLDLHNVSMRHGDGWKGWSSKAPFDGIIVTAAASEVPTDLVAQLADGGVMIIPVGGTNESQSLTVIRRFGDSVEQQQIGDVRFVPLVKGELS
- a CDS encoding YqaA family protein, with protein sequence MKLFSALYDRVLSWSEHPRAKAILALLSFSESVIFPIPPDVMLAPMAMTQPDKAWRLAFLTTVSSAAGGVLGYFLGFWAFETVVLPAVETLGYESKLEVVKSWFATWGFWIVFIAGFSPIPYKLFTVTAGVMQIAFFPFLLASVISRGLRFYLVAWLLKTGGPKMAVKLREYVDRIGWSLVILLLIAYLVMQLV